In Fundidesulfovibrio soli, a single window of DNA contains:
- a CDS encoding TIGR01212 family radical SAM protein (This family includes YhcC from E. coli K-12, an uncharacterized radical SAM protein.) — protein sequence MDHVSPCEAEARPYNAVSSRWRALFGGAARKVPLDAGFGCPNRDGALATGGCIFCNARGSGTGLGSRMPLAGQWAYWSQRLRARWGQELALVGYLQAFSNTHGPAARLAAVLRELAALPDMAGLCLATRPDCLDAEKIALLAAFPVKEFWLELGLQSSNPATLARIRRGHDAACFAQAVRTAADAGLKVTAHVMAGLPGETRADWDATVDFVNALPVAGVKFHNVYAAKDTELARMHLAGEAPLPELEEYADFVACALARLRPDVVVHRLHADPAHGELVAPAWAGARRRLHNTIAEVLRVRGVRQGMNRTERT from the coding sequence ATGGACCACGTTTCACCCTGTGAGGCCGAAGCCCGGCCGTACAACGCCGTGTCCTCCCGCTGGCGCGCGCTCTTCGGCGGGGCCGCGCGCAAAGTTCCCCTGGACGCCGGTTTCGGTTGCCCCAACCGCGACGGCGCCCTTGCCACGGGCGGATGCATCTTCTGCAACGCCAGGGGATCGGGCACCGGGCTCGGTAGCCGCATGCCCCTGGCGGGCCAGTGGGCCTACTGGAGCCAGCGCCTGCGCGCCCGCTGGGGCCAGGAGCTTGCCCTGGTGGGCTACCTCCAGGCCTTCTCCAACACCCACGGCCCGGCCGCGCGCCTGGCCGCCGTGCTCCGGGAGCTGGCCGCCCTGCCGGACATGGCCGGGCTCTGCCTGGCCACCCGCCCCGACTGCCTGGACGCGGAAAAAATCGCCCTGCTGGCCGCCTTCCCCGTGAAAGAGTTCTGGCTGGAACTGGGTTTGCAATCATCCAACCCGGCAACACTTGCCCGCATCCGCCGGGGGCACGACGCGGCCTGCTTCGCCCAAGCCGTGCGGACGGCCGCCGATGCGGGGCTCAAGGTCACGGCGCACGTCATGGCGGGGCTTCCCGGCGAGACGCGCGCGGACTGGGACGCCACCGTGGACTTCGTGAACGCCCTGCCCGTGGCGGGCGTCAAGTTCCACAACGTCTACGCCGCAAAGGACACGGAGCTGGCCCGGATGCACCTCGCCGGGGAGGCCCCCCTGCCGGAGCTGGAGGAATACGCCGACTTCGTGGCCTGCGCCCTGGCCCGGCTGCGCCCTGACGTCGTGGTGCACCGCCTGCACGCGGACCCGGCCCACGGCGAACTGGTGGCCCCGGCCTGGGCCGGAGCCAGGAGACGGCTGCACAACACCATCGCGGAGGTCCTGCGCGTGCGCGGCGTGCGCCAGGGCATGAACCGAACGGAGCGTACATGA
- a CDS encoding rod shape-determining protein, with the protein MSRLLDSALGFFSNDLAIDLGTANTLVYVKGKGIVLSEPSVVAVKKDARGVNKVLAVGAEAKKMLGRTPGNIVAIRPMKDGVIADFEVTEAMLRHFISKVHNSRRLVRPRIIICVPTGITQVEKRAVKESAQSAGAREVYLIEEPMAAAIGANLPITEPTSNMVVDIGGGTTEVAVISLSGIVYSKSVRVGGDKMDEAIMQYVKRKYNMLIGESTAEQIKINIGSAHHSTSIGDMEVKGRDLVTGIPQNILITADEVQKAIAEQVESIVQAVRIALEQTPPELAADIVDRGIVLTGGGALLRGLDQLLREETSLPIVIVDDPLSAVVLGSGKALDNLDVLKEVTID; encoded by the coding sequence ATGTCCAGACTTTTGGATTCCGCACTGGGATTTTTCTCCAACGATTTGGCTATCGACCTCGGCACCGCCAACACCCTGGTGTACGTGAAGGGCAAGGGCATCGTGCTCTCCGAGCCTTCGGTGGTGGCCGTCAAAAAGGACGCCCGGGGCGTCAACAAGGTTCTGGCCGTGGGCGCCGAGGCCAAGAAAATGCTCGGCCGCACCCCCGGCAACATCGTGGCCATCCGGCCCATGAAGGACGGCGTCATCGCCGACTTCGAGGTGACCGAGGCCATGCTGCGCCATTTCATCTCCAAGGTCCACAACTCCCGCCGCCTGGTGCGTCCGCGCATCATCATCTGCGTGCCCACGGGCATCACCCAGGTGGAGAAGCGCGCCGTGAAGGAGTCGGCCCAGTCCGCCGGCGCGCGCGAGGTCTACCTCATCGAGGAGCCCATGGCCGCGGCCATCGGCGCCAACCTGCCCATCACCGAGCCCACCTCCAACATGGTGGTGGATATCGGCGGCGGCACCACCGAGGTGGCGGTCATCTCGCTGTCGGGCATCGTCTACTCCAAGAGCGTGCGCGTGGGCGGCGACAAGATGGACGAAGCCATCATGCAGTACGTCAAGCGCAAGTACAACATGCTCATCGGCGAATCCACGGCCGAGCAGATCAAGATCAACATCGGCAGCGCCCACCACTCCACGAGCATCGGCGACATGGAGGTCAAGGGCCGCGACCTGGTCACGGGCATCCCCCAGAACATCCTGATCACCGCCGACGAGGTGCAGAAGGCCATCGCCGAGCAGGTGGAGTCCATCGTGCAGGCCGTGCGCATCGCCCTGGAGCAGACCCCGCCCGAACTGGCCGCCGACATCGTGGACAGGGGCATCGTGCTCACCGGCGGCGGCGCGCTGCTGCGCGGGCTCGACCAGCTGCTGCGCGAGGAGACCAGCCTGCCCATCGTCATCGTGGATGATCCGCTCTCCGCGGTGGTGCTGGGGTCCGGCAAGGCGCTGGACAATCTGGACGTCTTAAAAGAGGTAACGATCGATTAA
- the mreC gene encoding rod shape-determining protein MreC: MYLGVFTWNIRTGYVDTLASHTGLELTRWVMTPGRWVWTRLSSFWERYVYFVGVRQENETLREELAKANDELVGAREQASLAKRLTDLLLITPPPQWTREASRVIAHRLGPNAALETFVIDKGRRSDVDVNTPVVAPEGVVGRVLRASMNAATVIMVTDPNSKIPVVSQKTRTQGILVGRGSGQPMVLQYVSLSAQIEPGETLVTTGLEGIFPQGLPLAAVTNVNREGASLFLNVSAQALFDPKRLEEVALLKKAPPAKPEEEEALPDTSTKRPKGAADRKGEVKKRGRNEPPEARSQEPAPKKKRGEGQ; encoded by the coding sequence GTGTACCTGGGGGTGTTCACCTGGAACATCCGTACCGGCTACGTGGATACCCTGGCCAGCCACACGGGCCTCGAACTCACCCGCTGGGTCATGACGCCCGGCCGGTGGGTGTGGACGCGCTTATCCTCCTTCTGGGAACGCTACGTCTACTTCGTGGGCGTGCGCCAGGAAAACGAGACCCTCCGCGAGGAACTCGCCAAGGCCAATGACGAGCTGGTGGGGGCCAGGGAGCAGGCGTCGCTGGCCAAGCGGCTCACCGACCTGCTGCTCATCACCCCGCCGCCCCAGTGGACCCGCGAGGCCAGCCGGGTCATCGCCCACCGCCTCGGCCCCAACGCCGCGCTGGAGACCTTCGTCATCGACAAGGGCAGGCGCAGCGACGTGGACGTGAACACCCCCGTGGTGGCTCCCGAGGGCGTGGTGGGGCGCGTGCTGCGCGCCTCCATGAACGCGGCCACGGTCATCATGGTCACGGACCCCAACTCCAAGATCCCGGTGGTCTCCCAGAAGACGCGCACCCAGGGCATCCTGGTGGGGCGCGGCTCCGGGCAGCCCATGGTCCTGCAGTACGTCTCCCTCTCCGCCCAGATCGAACCCGGCGAGACCCTGGTGACAACCGGGCTCGAAGGCATCTTCCCCCAGGGCCTGCCCCTGGCCGCGGTGACCAACGTCAACCGCGAGGGAGCCTCCCTTTTTCTCAACGTCTCGGCCCAGGCCCTGTTCGACCCCAAGCGCCTGGAGGAGGTGGCCCTGCTCAAGAAGGCCCCGCCCGCCAAGCCCGAGGAGGAAGAGGCCCTGCCCGACACCAGCACCAAGCGGCCCAAGGGCGCGGCCGACCGCAAGGGCGAGGTCAAGAAGCGCGGGCGCAACGAGCCCCCGGAGGCCCGGTCCCAGGAGCCCGCCCCCAAGAAAAAGCGCGGGGAAGGGCAATGA
- the mrdA gene encoding penicillin-binding protein 2 — MAKTYEPDSGQQAPRGGLILLQVLILGLFCLFIVRLWYLQIHKGEHFAELARENQMRQASIIAARGMILDRNGKPLAVNEPSFALGMIREDCPDVQGTLQKVAEWTGLDYQVLLDTYIRGKKRSKPFEPLVLISNLSYELLAKIEANAVSWPGLEILTRHKRYYPNGNLLAHVMGYVAEANEEELEKDSRLALGDHVGKQGLELTLEQRLRGEKGLKQIEVDAYGREHDQQVLLEPRAGNSLSLSIDMDLQTFASKQLEGQAGSIVVLEPTTGKVLAFVSQPTYDNNLFVLGIPPKKWKELRDDPMHPIQNRVSQSVYPPGSTFKLLMAACALSEGIIKPTDTVSCSGSYRVGDHDFHCWKKGGHGSVDMRSALVHSCDVYFYQLGEKLGIDRINRFALQAGFGTPTGIDLPHERSGLIPSTAWKKRRYGENWTRGETLNCSIGQGYVQVSPLQLAKFYASLINGGKVIRPSLVLSDPVDVQGQLPITEKDRDFLMKAMVETVNSGTGQKIKRADAMMGAKTGTAQVVKLINADIRAKTKDTPYKYRDHAWIATWGIKDNKSYVVICMVEHGGHGGEDAGPLVRNIYDYLFGPSKPLPPAPKGEAAQAQQPQGRQD; from the coding sequence ATGGCCAAAACATATGAGCCCGACTCCGGGCAACAAGCCCCTCGCGGCGGCCTGATACTGCTCCAGGTATTGATCCTGGGGCTGTTCTGTCTGTTCATCGTTCGCCTGTGGTATCTGCAGATCCACAAGGGCGAGCATTTCGCAGAGCTGGCCCGCGAGAACCAGATGCGCCAGGCATCCATCATCGCGGCCCGGGGCATGATCCTGGACCGCAACGGGAAGCCCCTGGCCGTCAACGAGCCATCCTTCGCCCTGGGGATGATCCGCGAGGATTGTCCCGACGTGCAGGGCACCCTGCAGAAGGTGGCGGAATGGACGGGGCTCGACTACCAGGTCCTGCTCGACACCTACATCCGGGGCAAAAAGCGCTCCAAGCCCTTCGAGCCTCTGGTGCTCATCTCCAACCTGTCCTACGAGCTGCTGGCCAAGATCGAGGCCAACGCCGTTTCCTGGCCCGGGCTCGAGATCCTCACCCGGCACAAGCGCTATTATCCCAACGGGAATCTGCTCGCGCACGTCATGGGCTACGTGGCCGAGGCCAACGAGGAGGAGCTGGAGAAGGACTCCCGCCTGGCCCTGGGCGACCATGTGGGCAAGCAGGGCCTCGAGCTGACCCTGGAGCAGCGCCTGCGCGGCGAGAAGGGCCTCAAGCAGATCGAGGTGGACGCCTACGGCCGCGAGCACGACCAGCAGGTCCTGCTGGAGCCGCGCGCCGGCAACAGCCTCTCGCTTTCCATCGACATGGACCTGCAGACCTTCGCCAGCAAACAGCTGGAGGGCCAGGCCGGCTCCATCGTGGTCCTGGAGCCCACCACGGGCAAGGTGCTGGCCTTCGTGAGCCAGCCCACCTACGACAACAACCTCTTCGTGCTGGGCATCCCTCCCAAGAAGTGGAAGGAACTGCGCGACGACCCCATGCACCCCATCCAGAACCGGGTCTCCCAGTCGGTGTACCCGCCGGGGTCCACCTTCAAGCTGCTCATGGCGGCCTGCGCCCTCTCGGAGGGCATCATCAAGCCGACGGACACGGTGTCCTGCTCCGGCTCCTACCGGGTGGGCGACCACGACTTCCACTGCTGGAAGAAGGGCGGGCACGGCAGCGTGGACATGCGCTCCGCCCTGGTGCACTCCTGCGACGTCTATTTCTACCAGCTGGGCGAAAAGCTGGGCATCGACCGCATCAACCGCTTCGCCCTGCAGGCAGGGTTCGGCACGCCCACCGGCATCGACCTGCCCCACGAGCGCTCCGGGCTCATCCCTTCCACGGCCTGGAAGAAGCGCCGCTACGGCGAGAACTGGACCCGCGGCGAGACGCTCAACTGCTCCATCGGCCAGGGCTACGTTCAGGTCTCACCCTTGCAGCTGGCCAAGTTCTACGCCTCGCTGATCAACGGCGGCAAGGTCATCCGGCCGAGCCTGGTGCTCTCCGACCCCGTGGACGTGCAGGGCCAGCTGCCCATCACCGAGAAGGACCGCGATTTTCTGATGAAAGCCATGGTTGAGACGGTCAACTCCGGCACGGGCCAGAAGATCAAGCGCGCCGACGCCATGATGGGGGCCAAGACGGGCACGGCCCAGGTGGTCAAGCTCATCAACGCCGACATCAGGGCCAAAACCAAGGACACGCCCTACAAGTACCGCGACCACGCCTGGATCGCCACCTGGGGCATCAAGGACAACAAGAGCTACGTGGTGATCTGCATGGTGGAGCACGGCGGCCACGGCGGCGAGGACGCCGGTCCGCTGGTGCGCAACATCTACGACTACCTCTTCGGGCCCTCCAAGCCGTTGCCTCCCGCCCCCAAGGGCGAGGCGGCCCAGGCCCAGCAGCCCCAGGGGCGGCAGGACTAA
- the rodA gene encoding rod shape-determining protein RodA, which yields MTPVDRRLFTHINWPLLLVIGCLFGIGVLNLYSASGFRMGDGVSLNPYYQKQCVWGVAGFICMVALTFFDYRYLKHVAWPLLAVTIVLLALVPVMGKTVYGAKRWLDFGLFSFQPSEFAKFATLMVGALMLSNDSGKLGWLGLFTVLAAALPPAAMVIVQPDLGSGLNILLVLCGMILYRGLAGRVFKVLLLVVPIVIPCGWFFLKPYQKLRILTLFNPERDPLGSGYHIIQSQIAIGSGQMWGKGFLEGTQSQLRFLPEKHTDFAVAVFAEEWGFVGGVVLVALFCIFLYILVCTARDAKDRFGSFLAAGVFFYFFWQILINMGMVLGIMPVVGIPLPFISYGGSATIVNFCLIGIALNVSMRRFVFKKT from the coding sequence ATGACCCCGGTGGACCGCAGACTCTTCACCCACATCAACTGGCCCCTGCTACTGGTTATCGGCTGCCTTTTCGGCATAGGCGTGCTCAACCTCTATTCGGCCAGCGGCTTCCGCATGGGCGACGGGGTCTCGCTCAATCCCTATTACCAGAAGCAGTGCGTCTGGGGCGTGGCGGGGTTCATCTGCATGGTGGCCCTGACCTTCTTCGACTACCGCTACCTCAAGCATGTGGCCTGGCCGTTGCTGGCCGTAACCATCGTGCTCCTGGCGCTCGTTCCAGTCATGGGCAAGACCGTCTACGGGGCCAAGCGCTGGCTGGATTTCGGCCTCTTCAGCTTCCAACCCAGCGAGTTCGCCAAGTTCGCCACCCTGATGGTGGGCGCGCTGATGCTCTCCAATGATTCCGGGAAGCTGGGCTGGCTGGGGCTTTTCACGGTGCTGGCGGCGGCCCTTCCTCCGGCCGCCATGGTCATCGTTCAGCCGGACCTGGGCTCCGGCCTGAACATCCTGCTGGTGCTCTGCGGCATGATCCTCTACCGGGGGCTTGCCGGGCGGGTGTTCAAGGTGCTCCTGCTCGTGGTGCCCATCGTCATACCCTGTGGATGGTTTTTCCTCAAACCCTACCAGAAACTCAGAATTCTTACCTTGTTCAATCCTGAACGAGATCCTCTGGGGTCGGGTTATCACATCATCCAGTCCCAGATCGCCATCGGCTCAGGGCAGATGTGGGGCAAGGGCTTCCTGGAGGGCACCCAGAGCCAGCTGCGCTTCCTGCCGGAGAAGCACACGGACTTCGCCGTGGCGGTCTTCGCCGAGGAGTGGGGCTTCGTCGGCGGCGTGGTCCTGGTGGCCCTGTTCTGCATCTTCCTCTACATTCTGGTATGCACCGCCCGGGATGCGAAGGACCGTTTCGGCTCCTTCCTGGCGGCCGGGGTGTTCTTCTATTTCTTCTGGCAAATCCTCATCAACATGGGTATGGTTCTAGGAATCATGCCGGTCGTGGGTATCCCCCTGCCGTTCATCAGCTACGGGGGCAGCGCGACTATCGTCAACTTCTGCCTGATCGGCATCGCACTCAACGTATCCATGCGCCGCTTCGTCTTCAAAAAGACCTGA
- a CDS encoding bactofilin family protein, translating to MAKDEINAFLGVGTTYRGRLDFTGSVRVDGVFEGEVESEGTLVVGREAQVSGAVRVGELILGGTLEGDVQASKRVVLHKSARFKGTLTAPSLSVEEGAIIEGQVCMASAISAQAE from the coding sequence TTGGCCAAGGACGAGATCAACGCCTTTTTGGGAGTGGGAACCACCTATCGCGGACGGCTGGATTTCACCGGCTCTGTGCGCGTGGATGGTGTTTTCGAGGGGGAGGTCGAGTCCGAAGGAACCCTCGTGGTCGGACGGGAGGCTCAAGTCTCCGGCGCCGTTCGCGTGGGCGAGTTGATTCTTGGCGGCACACTCGAAGGCGACGTCCAGGCTTCCAAGCGCGTCGTGCTCCACAAATCCGCCCGGTTCAAGGGCACGCTGACCGCCCCGAGCCTCTCCGTGGAGGAGGGAGCCATCATCGAGGGGCAGGTCTGCATGGCCTCCGCCATCAGTGCCCAGGCCGAGTAG
- a CDS encoding ATP synthase F0 subunit B, with product MNIMNLDGWFFVQLANFLILLVVLNAVLIAPVRRMLKVRAERIAAQTSEIEGFTSSAEDKIKNYEAALESARREAAAVRTGLRADGQAQEKVILEAAGAEAGDTVKAARAKVSSESKAAFDTMLAGVAGMAEKAASKILGKSL from the coding sequence ATGAACATAATGAATCTCGACGGGTGGTTCTTTGTCCAGCTTGCGAACTTCCTCATTCTTCTGGTGGTGCTGAACGCCGTTCTCATCGCCCCCGTCCGCCGGATGCTCAAGGTCCGCGCGGAGCGCATCGCCGCCCAGACTTCCGAAATCGAAGGGTTCACGTCCTCCGCCGAGGACAAGATCAAGAACTACGAGGCCGCCCTCGAGTCCGCCCGTCGTGAGGCCGCCGCAGTGCGCACCGGCCTGCGCGCCGACGGCCAGGCGCAGGAAAAGGTCATCCTTGAAGCCGCTGGCGCTGAGGCCGGCGACACCGTCAAGGCCGCCCGCGCCAAGGTTTCCTCTGAGTCCAAGGCTGCTTTCGACACCATGCTGGCAGGGGTGGCTGGCATGGCTGAGAAGGCCGCTTCCAAGATTTTGGGCAAGTCCCTGTAA
- a CDS encoding ATP synthase F0 subunit B codes for MNKARIVFFTLAVCLLTAACAWASSDGSEAPNWKNLVLRTINFALFVGIIWYAAGKKIANTFTGRKLSIENQLADLEERKDSSQKRLADVERSIANLESEKAQILADYRAQGESLKASIVAAAEEQAARIKAQALVTAEQEAKMAMNALRVEMADKIIEAAQDLLAKKLTAKAQDKLVDDALGKVVLN; via the coding sequence TTGAACAAGGCACGGATAGTATTCTTCACCTTGGCGGTGTGTCTCTTGACCGCCGCTTGTGCTTGGGCGTCGTCTGATGGGAGCGAAGCGCCCAACTGGAAAAACCTGGTTCTCCGCACCATCAACTTCGCCCTCTTCGTGGGCATCATCTGGTACGCGGCGGGCAAGAAGATCGCCAACACCTTCACCGGCCGCAAGCTCTCCATCGAGAACCAGCTTGCCGACCTCGAAGAGCGCAAGGATTCCTCGCAGAAGCGCCTGGCGGACGTCGAGCGTTCCATCGCCAACCTTGAGTCCGAGAAGGCCCAGATCCTTGCGGACTACCGCGCCCAGGGTGAGAGCCTCAAGGCCTCCATCGTGGCCGCCGCCGAAGAGCAGGCCGCCCGCATCAAGGCCCAGGCTCTGGTCACCGCCGAGCAGGAAGCTAAAATGGCCATGAACGCCCTGCGCGTTGAAATGGCCGACAAGATCATCGAGGCCGCCCAGGACCTTCTGGCCAAGAAGCTCACGGCCAAGGCCCAGGACAAGCTTGTTGACGACGCTTTAGGCAAGGTGGTGCTCAATTGA
- the atpH gene encoding ATP synthase F1 subunit delta produces the protein MTGNIVARRYAKALFSLGVKEKAAETFGKDLEGLAGAMKASPELLKLFSSPSFNVQEKKSVLKEVVAKLKMAPLSVNFLSVLADKGRLDCLPDIQKTFAELLDETTGVVRGKLTTAMELQAKRQQDIKSKLEEKSGKKLVLEFAVDPAILGGIVLQVGDKVLDASLRAQLQLLKEQIKRGE, from the coding sequence TTGACCGGTAACATCGTAGCGCGCAGGTACGCCAAGGCACTGTTCTCTCTTGGCGTCAAGGAAAAGGCCGCCGAAACCTTCGGCAAGGACCTCGAGGGGCTGGCGGGCGCAATGAAAGCCTCCCCCGAGCTTCTGAAACTCTTTAGCAGCCCGAGCTTCAACGTCCAGGAGAAGAAGTCCGTTCTCAAGGAAGTGGTCGCCAAATTGAAGATGGCGCCGCTGTCCGTGAATTTCCTGTCGGTCCTTGCCGACAAGGGACGCCTGGACTGCCTCCCCGACATCCAGAAGACTTTTGCCGAGCTTCTGGACGAAACCACCGGGGTGGTGCGCGGCAAGCTGACCACCGCAATGGAGCTTCAGGCCAAGCGGCAGCAAGACATCAAGTCCAAGCTTGAGGAGAAATCCGGCAAGAAGCTGGTGCTCGAATTCGCTGTGGACCCCGCCATCCTCGGCGGCATCGTCTTGCAGGTGGGGGATAAGGTCCTGGACGCTAGCCTTCGGGCCCAGTTGCAGCTGCTGAAAGAACAAATCAAGAGGGGTGAGTAG
- the atpA gene encoding F0F1 ATP synthase subunit alpha, whose translation MQIKAEEISKIIEQQIQNYESRVEMSETGTVLSVGDGIARVYGCQSAMAMELLEFPGGIMGLVLNLEEDNVGVALLGEDTHIKEGDPVKRTGKIFSVPVGEAVSGRVIDPLGNPIDGLGPIASKEYREVEIKAPGIIARKSVHEPMATGIKAIDAMTPIGRGQRELIIGDRQVGKTAVCLDAILAQKGGDVKCFYVAIGQKKSTVALVVDTLRKYGAMEYTTVISSTASEPAPLQFIAAYAGCTMAEYYRDSGKHALIIYDDLSKQAVAYRQMSLLLRRPPGREAFPGDVFYLHSRLLERAAKLSDDRGAGSLTALPIIETQAGDVSAYIPTNVISITDGQVYLEPNLFNAGIRPAVNVGLSVSRVGGAAQIKAMKQVAGTLRLDLAQYRELAAFAQFGSDLDKATQQKLNRGMRMVELLKQPQYQPLAVEEQVAVIFAAGRGYLDEIEVSAVRKFEEQFLDYMRNSKASILKDIREKKALDDSLTATLGAAIDEFKKGFRAEG comes from the coding sequence ATGCAGATCAAAGCCGAAGAGATCAGCAAAATCATCGAACAGCAGATTCAGAATTATGAATCTCGCGTGGAGATGAGCGAAACCGGCACCGTGCTGTCCGTGGGTGACGGCATCGCCCGCGTGTACGGCTGTCAGAGCGCGATGGCCATGGAGCTTCTGGAGTTCCCCGGAGGCATCATGGGCCTGGTGCTGAACCTGGAAGAGGACAACGTGGGCGTCGCCCTTCTCGGCGAAGACACCCACATCAAGGAAGGCGACCCGGTCAAGCGCACCGGCAAGATCTTCTCCGTGCCCGTCGGCGAGGCCGTGTCCGGCCGCGTCATCGACCCCCTGGGCAACCCCATCGACGGCCTGGGCCCCATCGCCTCGAAGGAATACCGCGAGGTCGAAATCAAGGCCCCCGGCATCATCGCCCGTAAGTCGGTTCACGAGCCCATGGCCACCGGCATCAAGGCCATCGACGCCATGACGCCCATCGGCCGCGGCCAGCGCGAGCTGATCATCGGCGACCGCCAGGTCGGCAAGACCGCCGTGTGCCTGGACGCCATCCTGGCCCAGAAGGGCGGCGACGTGAAGTGCTTCTACGTGGCCATCGGCCAGAAGAAGTCCACCGTGGCCCTGGTGGTCGACACCCTGCGCAAGTACGGCGCCATGGAGTACACCACGGTGATCTCCTCCACGGCCTCCGAGCCCGCGCCGCTGCAGTTCATCGCCGCCTACGCCGGTTGCACCATGGCGGAGTACTACCGCGACTCCGGCAAGCACGCCCTGATCATCTATGACGACCTTTCCAAGCAGGCCGTCGCCTACCGCCAGATGTCCCTGCTGCTGCGCCGCCCGCCGGGCCGCGAAGCCTTCCCCGGCGACGTCTTCTACCTGCACTCCCGTCTGCTGGAGCGCGCGGCGAAGCTCTCCGACGATCGTGGCGCCGGCTCCCTGACCGCGCTGCCCATCATCGAGACCCAGGCCGGCGACGTGTCCGCGTACATCCCCACCAACGTGATCTCCATCACGGACGGCCAGGTGTACCTGGAGCCCAACCTGTTCAACGCCGGTATCCGCCCCGCGGTCAACGTCGGTCTGTCGGTCTCCCGCGTCGGCGGCGCCGCCCAGATCAAGGCCATGAAGCAGGTCGCCGGCACCCTGCGCCTCGACCTCGCCCAGTACCGCGAGCTGGCCGCCTTCGCGCAGTTCGGCTCCGACCTGGACAAGGCCACCCAGCAGAAGCTTAACCGCGGCATGCGCATGGTGGAGCTGCTCAAGCAGCCCCAGTATCAGCCCCTGGCCGTTGAAGAGCAGGTCGCGGTCATCTTCGCCGCGGGCCGTGGCTACCTCGACGAGATCGAAGTGAGCGCCGTCCGCAAGTTCGAAGAGCAGTTCCTCGACTACATGCGCAACTCCAAGGCTTCCATCCTCAAGGACATCCGCGAGAAGAAGGCCCTGGACGACAGCCTGACCGCCACCCTGGGCGCCGCGATTGACGAGTTCAAAAAGGGCTTCAGGGCCGAAGGCTAA
- a CDS encoding F0F1 ATP synthase subunit gamma, with translation MPSLKDVQLKIAAVKKTKQITKAMNMVASAKLRHAQTRIERFRPYADKFYEMLGSLASGADSSVHPLLEVREEIKTSLIVLVTSDRGLCGSFNGSLITMALKLAKEKASQGKTVKFVCMGKKARDAVRKSSYEMVAAYSDQMGSFDYSVALKLGMEIIGGYIKGDFDEVELVFGKFISIPRQEPTTLTLLPMAADGEATAEAAGPKQEYLYEPSVEGLLAELLPRFVNVQIYRGMLDTSASEHAARMRAMDNATRNCDDMVGTLTLVYNKARQASITRELMDIVGGTEALKG, from the coding sequence ATGCCATCCCTGAAAGACGTTCAATTAAAGATCGCAGCGGTCAAGAAGACCAAGCAGATCACGAAGGCCATGAACATGGTGGCCTCGGCCAAGCTGCGGCATGCCCAGACGCGCATCGAACGGTTCCGCCCCTACGCGGACAAGTTCTATGAGATGCTGGGCAGCCTGGCGAGCGGTGCGGATTCGTCCGTCCACCCCTTGCTGGAGGTTCGCGAGGAGATCAAGACGAGCCTGATCGTCCTGGTCACTTCCGACCGCGGCCTGTGCGGCTCCTTCAACGGCAGCCTGATCACCATGGCCTTGAAGCTCGCCAAGGAAAAAGCCTCCCAGGGCAAGACGGTCAAGTTCGTCTGCATGGGCAAAAAGGCTCGCGACGCCGTGCGCAAGAGCTCCTACGAGATGGTCGCCGCTTACAGCGACCAGATGGGCTCCTTCGACTACTCCGTGGCCCTGAAGCTGGGCATGGAGATCATCGGCGGCTACATCAAGGGCGACTTCGACGAGGTCGAGCTGGTTTTCGGCAAGTTCATCTCCATCCCCAGGCAGGAGCCCACGACTCTGACGCTCCTGCCCATGGCTGCCGACGGCGAAGCAACCGCCGAAGCGGCTGGGCCCAAGCAAGAGTACCTCTACGAACCTTCGGTGGAAGGCCTTCTGGCCGAATTGCTGCCCCGGTTCGTCAACGTCCAGATCTATCGCGGCATGCTCGACACCTCGGCGTCCGAGCACGCGGCTCGTATGCGGGCCATGGATAACGCCACGAGAAACTGCGACGATATGGTGGGCACCCTGACACTGGTTTACAACAAGGCCCGGCAGGCGAGCATCACCAGAGAGTTGATGGACATCGTCGGCGGAACCGAAGCGCTCAAAGGATAA